One window of Pocillopora verrucosa isolate sample1 chromosome 9, ASM3666991v2, whole genome shotgun sequence genomic DNA carries:
- the LOC131793581 gene encoding uncharacterized protein: MCLRLLENFKIFLVAICIHNVTTLRLKSEKHSVEDKDHNASRRYNVKDFYNSSLASRRSTYRINMPMKVAKLILPQITNKNQETIIRIYPDKSAKAQSGNGSNYLLSLSYKKLNDMGAPNKLQAGRRACYYGERPGCCSVCCPGSMCGPSTIPGSCICCPRPICPRPPCCCCCCCSSPPPPPPPPPKKPPPPPCPMVCVPCNPCPRPPCRPICIPRPCHSPCRIPAPPVHAPILGPCVPAPPAMGPCHPPCFPERQPLVPASLHPAPPIISNRPIVVDHPLKGPPIFIDQCRDVLPECRQYAKRGMCNHASPFHTIQQIRKICPFSCGICNNYDENAALLRRQTPSGLHVRPAMRAKLNRALVQIIRNRDLEGNSTLESQHVKSNSKEEQVGVKKSHQALGRVIQSERPTEGDELNSGSGEPFDKLK; the protein is encoded by the exons ATGTGTCTTcgacttttggaaaattttaaaatatttcttgtaGCAATCTGCATTCACAATGTTACGACATTGCGACTGAAATCAG AGAAACATTCAGTTGAAGATAAAGACCACAATGCATCGCGTCGTTACAACGTGAAAGATTTCTACAACAGCTCATTGGCGTCCAGGCGAAGCACATACCGCATTAACATGCCGATGAAAGTGGCAAAACTTATACTACCTCAAATCACGAATAAAAACCAAGAGACCATCATTAGAATATATCCTGATAAATCAGCCAAGGCGCAAAGTGGAAATGGAAGCAACTACTTGTTAAGCCTCAGTTACAAAAAGCTAAATGACATGGGTGCTCCAAACAAACTCCAAGCTGGAAGGCGTGCCTGTTATTACGGCGAACGCCCTGGATGTTGCTCGGTTTGTTGTCCCGGAT CAATGTGTGGTCCATCCACAATACCAG gaTCATGCATCTGCTGTCCTCGGCCAA TTTGTCCACGACCGC CCTGctgttgctgctgttgctgtTCCAGTCCACCGCCgccaccaccccctcccccaaagaaacctccacctcccccttGCCCTATGGTATGTGTACCATGTAACCCTTGCCCTAGGCCCCCATGCCGTCCAATATGTATTCCACGTCCATGCCACTCGCCGTGCCGTATACCCGCACCACCAGTACATGCACCAATCTTAGGACCCTGTGTGCCAGCCCCGCCGGCTATGGGACCGTGCCATCCTCCGTGTTTTCCTGAAAGGCAACCCTTGGTGCCTGCTTCGCTCCACCCAGCCCCTCCAATCATATCTAACAGGCCAATAGTGGTGGATCATCCATTAAAAGGCCCCCCTATATTCATAG atcaGTGTCGTGACGTTCTACCGGAATGTAGACAATATGCCAAGAGGGGAATGTGTAATCATGCATCGCCTTTTCACACCATTCAACAAATACGAAAAATATGTCCTTTCTCTTGCGGGATTTGTAATAA TTACGACGAGAATGCGGCACTTCTTCGAAGGCAGACACCTTCTGGACTCCATGTGAGGCCTGCAATGCGTGCGAAACTGAACAGAGCCTTAGTACAAATCATTCGAAATAGGGATCTCGAGGGAAATTCAACACTCGAGTCTCAACATGTTAAAAGCAACTCTAAAGAAGAACAAGTTGGAGTAAAGAAAAGTCATCAGGCCTTGGGTCGTGTGATTCAGTCAGAGAGGCCTACTGAAGGAGATGAACTGAATAGTGGATCGGGCGAACCATTcgataaattgaaataa